One Bos mutus isolate GX-2022 chromosome 21, NWIPB_WYAK_1.1, whole genome shotgun sequence genomic window, CTTCCCGCTCAGCTCCTTAGGGCcctgggagggaagagagagtTGGGGCGGAGGCGCGGGCAAGGGGCGGATCAGTGAAGGTGTGAGGTCCCGCCCCCTGCGGGGCCTCCGCTTTTGGATCCCACTTTCTACAACCAAATGCTGGCCAGGGTGCGCCAGGACTCCTGAATTACACACTGTGACCCCCAGCCCACTCCGAGTTACTGCCCCTCCTGGCCTGGGCCAGAGCATTGGGAATGATCTCTGAAGTAGTTTCAAAACAAATCAATATCAACCTATAAATACATAAACTGTGCTACacccatgcaatggaatattactgagcaataaatataaatgaagtactgatacacgaGAAAATACGCTTTCATTCATATGaaagtccagaataggcaaatctgtaGAGCTAGAagaaagcagatgagtgggctGGGGTGGAGAAAAGGGGGTGGAGTAACAGGGAATCACTGCTAAATGGTTACAGGGTCTCTTTTGAGGGGTAGTAAAAATGACCCAAAAtaagacagtggtgatggttacctaactatgaatatactaaaaccattGAATtatgtacttgaaaagaatgcatttcatggtataaattatatctcaataaaggtattttttaaaatgccaaggTTAGTATTTCAAAGATGCTTGAGGGGGGCAGGGGGGAAGCATTCATAGATGGCTGAGAGACCCCTTACCGCACCTCACCAACCCCCAGGCTTGACTGCTCACCAGACCCcctgactgaacccaggtttccccttCCCGCATACAGCATTTCCCTAATCTGAATCCAAGCCTAGGTCCAGGTCAGTTCTGTGGATCTGGATACAATCGATGGACCTCTCATCTTGCCTGAGCCAGGCCTCTGGGAGGTCACAGCTATTTAAAACTGGGACTGATCCACCTGTGTTATGTCCCTAAACATGGGAGAGAAACCAGAGTGAAGGGAGATGGGAGAATGCCAGGGTCCAGGCCTTGATGCTCCAGCACAAGGGCAGTAGACACATGCAGTGAGCCCTCGGAGCTGGCTTCCTGTCAGACCCTAGAAAGAGCGGAGCAGGCAAAACCCAACCAGGGCCGAGAGCTCAGATTCTGGAAGTCATACCTGGGTTTGAGTGCTGATCCTTGGTTTATCCTTCTGCAAAATAACTACTTAGGAATAAAATGTGTAAAGACCCGGTGCACAGTAAGTATGCACTAATGGAAACGCATTTTCTACAGAGATACTTGGTTTTATCCAGGTTCAAAGAAAAGGTGGAGAGACTCAGCTTGCGGCCGCTTTCCTCAAATGAAGCCCCGCCCCCTTCAGGTGGGCCCATCGGGAATAACCGGGTGCTAAGACTGGGCTGGGGGCAAGGAGGAAGGGGTCTGAGGCTGTGTGCTTCGGGGACTCCCAAATCCCTGACGTCctttggaggaggggagggaagctttgtgaccctgtggaggaAGAACTTGCCAACTGACACCAGCACAGAGTTtattcacaaataaataaatacatactagGCAGAGCTCCTGCCTGTCTCCCAAGTGTCTACCCTCTGAGCCCCTCCATCGCGGGAGGGGTTGCGGAAGTCCGTCCTAGGTGGGGACCGGCTCTCACTTCCAGCGATGCCCATGCCGGTATCTTCGGTGCCCTCTTTCAGGAAAGGGAGTCTGGAGAGGGACCGCTTCGAAGGCGCGGAGGCCAAAAAGGCGTCGGTGCTCACAGAACTGGGCGCCAGATGTCCGCCGTCACTTCAACTTCTCAGGCCGGCGGCCACTCCAGGGGCAAGAGGGGCATCGAGGTCTCCAGCAAGGCCAGTACGTCGCCGGGAAAGAGCTGGAGGAGACAGGGGACAGCGTGGTCCTCAGCGTGAGGCCGCCGAGCCTGGGTGTCAGCGCTCGCGAGCTCCGCTCTCAGGGGGGTCCCCAGtgtccccctcccttccctcgcCGCTCAGGCGCCCTGCGCACGCCAACCGTGTCGCTCCAGAGAGCGAGCAGGCGAGGCCGGGCCGCCGGTGGGGGAGCCCCACGGGGGGCTGATCCCCGGAGTGTGAGGTGGGGATATGAGACGGCAGGTAGTGCCACCCCACGACGGCGCTGAGCCGGGAGGGAGTTCCGCGCGAAGGAGGGCGATACTAACCGGGGATGAGGGGCTCGGCTCCATCGCCGGTCCTTGCGGGCACGCCGCCCCGCGGTCGTATAGCACCGGAGGGTCGCGCAGCTCGGGAGCTGCCAGGGCTCCGGAGCAGGCGGGCGGGGACCCCCAGGACACCGCGGCGCCGGCGGCCGAGCCGGAGCAGCAGCCTCGCGTCTGCGCCTCCGCGGGGCCGCCGTCGGGGCACAGCGCGCAGCCCCGAGGGGGCGCCGCGTCGCCGCGTTGCCGGCGCCGGTGCTGCAGGCTATCCTCGCTGAGGCCCAGCACGGCCGACAGGTGTCCGATGTAGCGGATGGCCAGGCGCAGCGTCTCGATCTTGGTCAGGCTCTGGCCGGCGGGCGCCACAGACGGAGGCAGGAAGCGGCGCAGCTCGTGGAGGGCGCGGGCGAGCGTGCGCATGCGCAGCTTCTCGCGCTCGCTGGCGCTCTGCCGCTGCCCGGCGCCCAGGCGGCCTACCCGCGCGCCTCGCCTCCCAGCTGCCCGGGCGCGGAGGGCGACGCGGGTGGCCGGGCTCCCGGGGCTCGGCACGGGGCTGCAGGCCGGGACGCTGCCCCAGGAGTCCGGGGACGAAGCGGGGGAGCAACCGCAGTCCGCGTCGGCGGCCGGCGGCGGCTGAGCTGGGCCCCAGCCTGCCGTGAGCATCCAGGACTCAGAGAGCGGAGGGCACAGGGGCTGGGCCATGGCAGCGGCGGCGTGTCTGGGGGCTGGCGGCCGGCGACCGCTTTATCCCCGAGCCCCGAAGTGTGAAGTGGCCTCTTCCAGGCCGCATCAGCACTTCAAAGGGGGCTCGGGGGCCTATCGGGGGCGGGGCTTGACCCTTTGAACCAACGTCGGGGTGGGGGTTGCGGGGGACGAAGGTGTCGGCCTGTTGGCTGCGCCAGGTTGGCCCCACCTGGGCCCTCGCATGGACACCTGACCCGGACACTCCGGCCTTCTGCTTGTGCCAGTGGCAGGCGCTGTCCAGGGTGTTGGACCAGCTCAGCAGGCTAAGGGAAGCCAGGTCAGGGAACTGCAAATTCTGGTACTTAGGTTTGGGGCTGCCTTCACCTGTCGGAAACCTTATGCAAATTCTTGTTTTATtgagggttttcctggtggctcagtggtaaagaatcttcctgccaatgcaggagacatggattcgatccctggtccaggaagatcccacacacctcggAGTAACTAAGCTCAGTGCACCACatttattgagcctgtgccctagataGAGCCCAGGAGCGGCAACTTCTGAAGCCCCCGCGCACCCTAGAGCcggagctctgcaacaagagaagccaccgcaatgagaagcccatgcaccacaaccaaagagtagccctcgcttacccgcaactagagaagagcccacgcAGCAACCAAGATGCAGCAAGCCAGaattaaataaatgcttaaaaaaaaagttttcttgaaCCTTCGTTTCCAGTTTGTATAATgggggagaaggaaacggcaacccactccagtattctttcctggagaagtccatggacagaggagcctggcaggttcatacagtccacggggtcgcaaagagtcggacacgactgagtgactaacacaggcATGCTGTGGCAGCAGGTCCCTGGACTCCTGTAGAGGCCAGGAGGGCGTGGGGCCCTGACTCcatgttcctcctccagggcagacTGGTCCTGGGGGTacccttccctggtggtggtgagTGGGAGAGACGAAGCTATCCGGGGTAAATCCAGAAAGCTGGCAGAATCTGGGCAGGCTGGTGAACCATCTGAGCTGGAGGAGAGGAGCCCTGCTGCCCTCCAGGACACCCTCAGCCTGGCAGGGTCAAGGGATTGGCCTGTTGCCACAGCTGCCACCTCTGGCCTTTAGCTGGTATCCCACCACTTTGGGGCAGGAATAACGGGCTTTGCTAATGAAATGTGAGTGACAATGACACAGAAAAAGCACTTCAGAAAATTCAgagtaattccctggtggtccagtggttaggactcagcgctcttgcaggggccccaggttctatccctggtcaggaaataagatcccacaagccacagcatggcaaaaaacaacaacaacaacaaacaaacaccccatcatgataaaaattctcagcaaatttAGGCTAAAGGAGAACTTTCTCAGTCTGATGAAAGGCATCCTCAGGGAACCTACAGCTCACAGCATACTAAATAGGGAAAGACTGAAAGATTTCCTTCAATACTCAGAGCAAGGCGAGGATGTTGGCTTCTACCCACACCTTGTCAATGTTGGGAGGTGGGGGTCTCACCTTTGgaataaggaaagagaaataaaaggcatatggattggaaaggaagaaataaaactgtctccaTTTATGGACAACATGATTGTCCACATGGAAAAGCTCAGAGTGTCTGCAATCGCCTGCCTGACCCTTTGGGTCTGAGTTTACGTGTTGTCACAATAGCTCCTTCATGCATGGAGGTCTGCTCTCCAGCTGAACTGTAAAGTGTTTGGAGTTTGGTCTCATGTCTTCCAAAGAAGTGGTGTCTAGGGTTTCTTTCAGAGGTCTGCTGTCTTGCGTCCCCCAGGCTTCCAGTTCTGTGAGACTCATGGGTGAGCTGGTTTGTAGCAAAGAAAGCCAAGTGACTTGGTACCTTCTTCCTGAGCATCTTTGCTCACTACCACCCCTCTCCCCTTGTCTCCTTTCTCGTCTACTGCCCTTGGCCTCTCTTTACCCCCTACTCTGCAGTCTGTCTCAGCAGCCCCAGATGCTTATGCCCATGATCACATATAGGAGAGACAGTGCCAACCCACCCCTGGAGAGAAGGGCTAGAGTCCATCCCATGGACACATGCCTCAGGGCCCATTGGCTCCCTAGGAGAGCCTGGCCTACAAGGACCCTCCCAGGCATGCAGCTGTCAATATGGTCTGCCCTGTCTGGATCCTGGACAATGGATGGAGTTCTAGATCCAAGCCAAGAATCTGGCATTAGACCCCCCTTTAATCACACTTGACTGGAGCTAACGAACAGTGGAAACAGGTTGTACATTCAAGTACGAGGAGGTGCAAAGTCAAAGCTGGTCAGGCAGGAGGGATGGGATTCCAGGGGGCTCTGGGCATGCTGTTGCCAACCTTTGAATGTCAACAAATTCCTCCAATTCCCATACAATTCTGATTTCCACTTTGTAGCTGATAACTGAGAAAACTAAGAatgaccaggcttccctggtggctcagacggtaaagaatccacttgcaatgcaggagacccagggtttgatccctgggttgggaagatatcctagaaaagggaatggctacccgatccagtattcttgcctggagatcccatggatataggagccaagtgggctatagtccatggggtcacacagaatcagacacgattgagtgcctaatactttcactttcagaatgaCCAAAAGCTCCTAGAAAATCAGCCACCCTTTTCTTGTattgttatattattatttatttgaaaatctaATATATGCACGTGATTAAAAGTTGAATGAGTACAGAGGGCATATCAAATTTCTTTACTCTTATGCCTCTGAGGTCTCCAATTCCTAGTTCAGGGGAAACCACCATGACTGGTTTGTGGGCAACAATGCTCTTAAAGTAAATTTTTGTTAAGTACAAAATCAACTAGACATTCTTTAAACAAAGGGCCATATGTGCATGGGAGGTAGGCTGTTGATCCTAAAAACACAGCTCTGGCCCCTGAGGATGCTCAAATCTGAGAGCCAACAGTTAACGTTAATTGCTCACTTACGTGGGAACCACTGAAAGCTATGGAGCAAGAGACGGACACCATGCATGGCATGTGATGGGAAGATCTCTGGTGTCAGGGTTGAGAGAGGGTTAAAAGGATTCATGGGTGTCCATGGAGGCCAAGAACTCACAATAAAACGGCATGAGAGAGGCGGGGTGGTTGGGAGGGTTCTGCCCCCAACTCCAGTCTTTCCATCTTCAGCTCCAAGGCTGACAAATTGGAGGTGCCAGCTGGAATCCCTCCCTCTCCTGTGACCCCTCAAGGCCCAGTGTGTGCAAGGCTATGGGCCTGACGAAGCCAAGCAGGGACGAAGGAGGGACCCCCAAGCTGGAGCCTGGGCTCTCCGGGCTCCCATCAGCTAGCCTCCCTCTTCCCCGGGGCCCCCATGCCTCTCGCACCTTTGATCTTCTTATTGCCAGCCCCTCCGGTGGGTTCATTAGGGAGCTGCCCCAGTTAATGAGTTCTCCGGGCAGCAGGGCCCACACGCCCTCCCGCTGGGCTAAGGCCTTCACACCTCTGGGGCCTGTGTTTTGACAAGTGCCAGAACCAGTGGCTCCTGCTCCCCCGGCCCGAGCCTGCCTTCGCCTGCCAACGTGTAAGGCTGGGAAATGAGGCCTTGGGGCAGCCCCACTGAGCGGAGGTGAGAGTTCAGGGGGTCCTCGgccagggtgggggcaggcaggagaGGGCAGCACCCCCTTGGGCTGGGGCCTGGGTCTCAGCCTTCCTTCTAGGAGCCAGCCGGCTGCCTCAGGTCGACCCTGGATCCTGGGcgctgccccctcccacctcccagcctcaGTGCCCTCATTTCCCCAGCCAGCCCCACTGACAGGAGAGTGCTAATCAAAGGTGCAATGTCAGTCTTCCCCTCGCAGCCCCTAATCCCGACCCCGCCGGAGCCAgaggccccaggagaaggaaGCGGCTCTCTTACCGCCAGCCTGTTTAGCATCAGCAGGGACACCTCCTGGGAGGCTCCTAATTTGGGTGTTCCCTGCTGCCGGGGATCTTCCCGCCACACCTCGGCACCGGTCTGAGAGAAAGGCCCTTTCAAGGAGAGTGATTGTTGTTCATGAAGCCCCATCTTCAGGCAGCTTAGGACACCCCTCGCTTAGAATCGAATCCCTCTTCTGCCACGTACCACCTGTGTCACTTGGATAACTCAGTCTCCACCTCTCCCATGAATCATACCTGCTGTGCTGATGTTGCAAGGGTATCAAATCATCCTGCACAGACCATACTTCCAGCAGCGCCTCATGCGTGTCCCTGCTGTCACTTGGGGCCTGGCCTCCGCCGGATCCCAGCTCACAAGCGTGCTGTGATGTGGATGTCACTGCTTCACCTGGTAGTTAAGGAAATGGAGGCGCAGGGGGTGGTCCTATGTCACATGGCCAGGAGGCGCAGAGCGGGGGTCCGTCTGGTGCTGTTTGGGACCAAAGCGAGTGTCCTGTCCTCCCACCAGCTCCCCCGTCTCCTCTGGAAACCTCCAGTGGCTCCTTTCCTCCTGCAGGGCTGCCTCAAGAGTGAGGGTGCAGGAAGAGGGGGCGATGCCCCCTCGTCCTCAAGGCCCCCTGAAACCTCACTACAAGTCACCTGGATCTGTTGACatgttaaaaatgtaaagcatttCCAGATCCACCCTGGACCTGTTTGAGCCAGAATCCCTGGAGGAGATTCCGGGTATGTAAAGTGAAATGTCCTGAGAATGGTGAAGCTCAGCCACTTTTGAGAAGCCGTGCGCTACAGTGAGCCCCTTCCAATCCGGAGAGTGGAAGAGGCATGGGGAGTGCCCAGCCTCCACCATGGAGCCTACACTCCACTGTGTCATGGACAGATGAGGCCGTGCTTGTGTTGGAGGTGGGGCTGCAGCCTCCTGGAGCCCAGAGCCATCAGAGGGCCCAGCAGGAAGGCTCCCAGcttcccctccacctccctccttccccatcagCTCCCAGTGAAGGCCCCCAAGGCTCCCAGGAAGCCCCTTCCAACTGAGATCACCACCCTCCCCTCACACCTTTAGCTCCCGGAGCCACTGGCTTGGCAAGCCATATGGAATAGATTATTCTGGACCCATGATAAtctgattatcttggtcatggaTCAGCTGGAATGCACAGCCAGTGAAAGTcacaggaaggaggcagaggggtgatgaggagggagggggtgggaagaaaggagagagatctGTCAGATTCCTGGTAAGGCTGGGGAGGAAGTGCCAGTTCTGGGAGCCGGGCCAGGCCGAGAAGGCAGGGAAAGTAGATCGTGTCTCTCCCCTTAGAGGTGTCACATCTATGCTTCTTCACTTCATCTGGGTAAGTGGAGAAGGGTCTGAGCCTTATAGTGAAACATGGGGAAATCAGGCATGAAAAGGGTGACATAAGTAGCTGAACCAGCCCAAAGCAAAGATGCAGACATGTGAATACAGGGAAACTTGTCACACGGCCCCTCAGTCAGTATAGCTGTAAAATGGAGCAAGGACTCCCAACTACCTGCTGAGATGTCCTGGGAGACTGCATGCCTTGGTTGCAAAACATGGTCTCAGGCCAGAGAGCTGCCCCTGGGTGTCCAGTGTCCTTGCATTCCCAGCCACAGACAGCAGAGGGCGCTGCCTAGCTACCTGGGATCTTGGGATCTGGGCTGGGCGGACCTCCTGCCATTGTCAgaggactttatttatttttctggggccAGGGCCAGTGCTGGGTGGAGGTGGTGGGCACTGGAAGCTAAGCAGATATGTCAGAGACGCTGAGGCTGGCTTAAGAAATGGGTGAGGCTGACTTCGTGCCAGTGTGAT contains:
- the MESP1 gene encoding mesoderm posterior protein 1, coding for MAQPLCPPLSESWMLTAGWGPAQPPPAADADCGCSPASSPDSWGSVPACSPVPSPGSPATRVALRARAAGRRGARVGRLGAGQRQSASEREKLRMRTLARALHELRRFLPPSVAPAGQSLTKIETLRLAIRYIGHLSAVLGLSEDSLQHRRRQRGDAAPPRGCALCPDGGPAEAQTRGCCSGSAAGAAVSWGSPPACSGALAAPELRDPPVLYDRGAACPQGPAMEPSPSSPLFPGDVLALLETSMPLLPLEWPPA